The following proteins are co-located in the Gordonia polyisoprenivorans genome:
- a CDS encoding YihY/virulence factor BrkB family protein, translating to MTPDDVTSSGARRGPVPEATGRSGADPAPGALLPRPPRAPHPDRGEIPTAPLHSARHPARRPAPSSVELDAPDPNHRALADPGRAETAHPGSPPPGADPRTDKELGRDDPTVEPPETPRRPVVRNIPILIWRTIVKSWDDGIVGWAAQAAFWQALSLPPLLLGLLGSVGYLSGWFGPDTVDVISDRILAFANRTFSPNVVNDLIKPTVDNVLGRGRVGVISVGFILSLWAGSSAVSCFVASIVRAHDQHEVRNPVWQRIFALLLYLGFLTVAVPLLPLVALGPNYLREIVPESWDPIVTNAIDFGYFPFVALLLMLVLTTLYHLALPNPLPWHRLVGGAIVAGIVFWVASYFLRLYLAAITRAGYTYGALATPIAFLLFTFFLGFAIVVGAEFNAAVQSLWPARPAVTAQVRDWVQHQTAEVTGQLKTLPERLSTGPISRRNRPRGNSPDDS from the coding sequence ATGACTCCCGACGACGTCACGTCGTCGGGCGCACGTCGTGGCCCGGTCCCCGAGGCGACCGGACGATCGGGCGCCGATCCGGCGCCGGGTGCTCTCCTCCCCCGACCCCCTCGCGCACCGCACCCCGACCGCGGTGAGATCCCGACCGCCCCGCTGCACTCCGCTCGCCACCCCGCGCGCCGCCCGGCACCGTCGTCGGTCGAACTCGACGCACCCGACCCCAACCACCGTGCGCTCGCCGACCCGGGGCGCGCCGAGACCGCCCACCCCGGCTCACCCCCACCGGGCGCCGACCCACGGACGGACAAGGAACTCGGTCGCGACGACCCGACCGTCGAACCACCCGAGACCCCGCGGCGGCCGGTGGTGCGCAACATCCCGATCCTGATCTGGCGGACGATCGTAAAGTCCTGGGACGACGGGATCGTGGGCTGGGCCGCGCAGGCCGCGTTTTGGCAGGCGCTGTCGCTGCCTCCCCTGCTCCTCGGACTGCTCGGCAGCGTCGGCTATCTCTCGGGCTGGTTCGGTCCCGACACCGTTGACGTGATCTCCGATCGCATCCTGGCGTTCGCGAACCGCACCTTCTCACCCAATGTGGTCAACGACCTGATCAAGCCGACCGTCGACAACGTCCTGGGCCGCGGACGGGTCGGGGTCATCTCGGTCGGCTTCATCCTGTCGTTGTGGGCGGGCTCGTCGGCGGTGTCGTGCTTCGTCGCCTCGATCGTGCGGGCCCACGACCAACACGAGGTCCGAAACCCGGTGTGGCAGCGCATCTTCGCGCTGCTGCTCTATCTCGGCTTTCTCACCGTCGCGGTCCCGCTGCTCCCCCTGGTCGCCCTGGGTCCCAACTATCTCCGCGAGATCGTCCCCGAATCCTGGGATCCCATCGTCACCAACGCGATCGATTTCGGGTACTTCCCGTTCGTGGCGTTGCTGCTGATGCTGGTGCTGACGACGCTGTATCACCTGGCACTGCCCAATCCGCTGCCCTGGCATCGCCTGGTGGGCGGCGCGATCGTCGCGGGCATCGTGTTCTGGGTGGCCAGCTACTTCCTGCGTCTGTACCTGGCCGCGATCACCCGGGCCGGGTACACCTACGGCGCACTGGCCACCCCGATCGCCTTCTTGTTGTTCACGTTCTTCCTCGGATTCGCGATCGTGGTCGGCGCCGAGTTCAACGCGGCGGTCCAATCCCTGTGGCCTGCGCGGCCGGCGGTGACCGCGCAAGTCCGGGACTGGGTCCAGCACCAGACCGCCGAGGTGACCGGGCAACTCAAAACGCTGCCCGAACGC